The following are encoded together in the uncultured Sphaerochaeta sp. genome:
- the aroE gene encoding shikimate dehydrogenase, with protein sequence MLCLTLTGSTLEENRALVERNRQWIALAELRLDHLLPDEQKIASSFPSTVDLPVMLTMRRKIDGGMCSLPEKQRLQLLYEAAKGDFAYVDIEDDVKKSDLKFRDPLFEQKVDLENMLRTRGIRIIRSYHNFECVPADLFGRIHKLAAKGDIPKVAVTPGNMMDVITLFRVQQELSSLTEKIVIGMGSYGVCTRILYKKCGSLLSFCSDSQAAPGHLSAQSMSELYRSDKLDARTHIYGIIGNPVSHTSSPIIHNPGFEAIRYNAVYVPFLVDSVRAFFKLAEMLQIHGFSVTVPHKRSVQPYLGRITREVKQIGSCNTVVRIQNMWKGINTDYYGFLAPIDDLIAQGDIRNALVIGAGGASRAVVWALHNHGVKVTILNRSIEHARTLANETMSSYDTLDNAHLYSETVDLVVQTTNVGMGDLEGQEPCPSLQFSGKEIVYELVYKPEETAFLKRAKRAGCTIIGGKQMLMEQGKLQFEAFTGYHYPHWVTVAL encoded by the coding sequence GTGCTTTGCCTAACTCTTACCGGCTCGACCTTGGAGGAGAACCGGGCCTTGGTGGAACGCAACCGGCAGTGGATTGCACTCGCAGAACTGCGGCTCGACCATCTGCTTCCAGATGAACAGAAGATAGCTTCCTCGTTTCCTTCCACAGTGGATCTCCCTGTAATGTTGACCATGCGCCGAAAAATTGACGGGGGAATGTGCAGCTTGCCTGAGAAACAGCGGTTGCAACTTCTCTATGAGGCAGCAAAAGGCGATTTTGCCTATGTAGATATCGAGGACGATGTAAAGAAGAGTGACCTGAAATTCAGGGATCCCCTTTTTGAGCAAAAGGTGGATCTGGAGAATATGCTCCGAACCCGCGGCATACGGATTATCAGGAGCTACCATAATTTTGAGTGCGTACCTGCAGACCTCTTTGGGAGAATCCATAAGTTGGCCGCCAAGGGGGATATCCCCAAGGTGGCTGTCACCCCTGGAAACATGATGGATGTCATTACCCTTTTTAGGGTACAGCAGGAACTATCCAGCCTTACCGAAAAAATTGTGATCGGTATGGGTTCCTACGGGGTCTGTACTCGTATCCTTTACAAGAAGTGTGGTTCTTTGCTGAGCTTTTGTTCGGATAGCCAAGCAGCTCCGGGGCACCTAAGTGCCCAAAGCATGAGTGAGCTGTACCGCTCTGACAAGCTTGATGCCAGGACCCATATCTATGGGATCATCGGTAATCCGGTCAGCCACACTTCCTCTCCGATAATCCATAACCCAGGATTTGAGGCAATTCGCTATAATGCTGTATATGTTCCGTTCCTTGTGGATTCTGTCAGGGCATTCTTCAAGCTGGCTGAGATGTTGCAAATCCATGGATTTTCGGTAACCGTTCCCCATAAAAGGAGCGTGCAACCATACTTGGGACGGATCACCCGAGAAGTGAAGCAAATAGGTTCATGCAATACAGTGGTCAGAATCCAGAACATGTGGAAAGGTATTAATACGGATTACTATGGATTCCTTGCCCCGATCGATGACCTAATTGCGCAAGGGGATATCAGGAATGCTTTGGTAATTGGTGCCGGTGGTGCGAGTAGGGCGGTTGTATGGGCCCTGCACAACCATGGTGTAAAGGTCACCATCCTCAACAGGAGCATCGAACATGCCAGGACCTTGGCCAATGAGACGATGAGTTCCTACGATACCCTGGATAATGCCCACCTCTACAGTGAGACCGTGGATCTGGTGGTACAAACAACCAATGTAGGGATGGGGGACCTGGAAGGCCAGGAGCCTTGCCCTTCCTTGCAGTTCTCTGGTAAGGAAATTGTGTATGAACTGGTTTATAAGCCAGAGGAGACAGCCTTTCTCAAACGGGCGAAGAGGGCAGGTTGTACCATCATCGGTGGCAAACAGATGTTGATGGAGCAGGGAAAGCTACAGTTTGAGGCATTCACTGGATACCACTACCCACACTGGGTAACAGTTGCACTCTGA
- a CDS encoding ABC-F family ATP-binding cassette domain-containing protein — MATLQVQRVHLAFGDRDILKDVSFTLNEQSRSALAGGNGSGKSTLLKVISAQMSADDLQVSTSKNLRISYLPQSDIVFNAGTVYQEVEKAFSRFQELSREQHAIEIRLADSDPADSTEPLLHRLAEIQEYLLAQGYFSRKQTIEQVLLGLGFTMVDMNRLCSEFSGGWQMRIALAKILVENPDIMLLDEPTNYLDIEAIYWLKNYLKVYEGGLMIVSHDQGFLDDTVREVYELFGGTLKRYSGNYSDYIKQRELEIKQLEAAYKLQQDQLQKTEQFIEKFRYKATKSKQVQSRIKMLEKLELVEVPSHLKQLSFSFPPAPHSGNDVIIIDHLSKRYGQQVIFEDFSFLASKGERIAVTGKNGAGKSTLLRMLSGQDSEYDGTIRLGSGVSIGYFAQDTEKTLNPKNTVLEEVSSIAATNDLPKLRTYLGSFLFSGDDVFKSVSILSGGERSRLALLKILLHPVNLLILDEPTNHLDINAKEMLLKALRQYDGTMIFVSHDAYFIEHIASKILYLTNDNPPELFEGDYSYFSFKLEQKEKVEKQSSPTIQRESKQARSYKEANRMRNRLGTLQRQSEKLLENHEKLEASIAMVEAEMAKEENYSDAEAITSLVKKKETLNEQLHAEEHAWLELSEEIEELEAEIG; from the coding sequence GTGGCAACCTTACAAGTCCAACGTGTGCACCTTGCTTTTGGGGACAGGGATATCCTGAAGGATGTCTCCTTTACCCTGAATGAACAGAGCCGGAGCGCACTTGCAGGAGGAAACGGCAGCGGTAAATCCACGTTGCTGAAGGTAATCAGTGCTCAGATGAGTGCCGATGACCTGCAGGTTTCCACCTCCAAGAATTTGAGAATCTCCTATCTTCCCCAAAGTGATATCGTCTTCAATGCAGGAACCGTGTACCAGGAAGTGGAAAAAGCGTTCTCCAGATTTCAGGAACTGAGCAGGGAGCAACATGCAATTGAAATCCGACTCGCTGACAGCGATCCTGCTGATTCCACCGAGCCTCTTCTGCACCGTTTGGCAGAAATACAGGAATACCTGCTCGCACAGGGATATTTCTCGCGTAAGCAGACCATTGAACAAGTTCTGCTCGGTCTCGGATTCACCATGGTAGACATGAATCGTCTTTGCAGCGAGTTCTCAGGTGGATGGCAGATGCGTATCGCGCTGGCAAAAATCCTGGTAGAAAATCCAGATATCATGTTGCTCGATGAACCGACGAACTACCTCGATATCGAGGCCATCTACTGGCTGAAGAACTATCTGAAGGTCTACGAAGGTGGCTTGATGATTGTCAGTCACGACCAAGGATTTCTCGATGACACGGTCAGGGAGGTTTATGAGCTGTTTGGGGGAACACTTAAACGCTATAGCGGAAACTACAGTGACTACATCAAGCAGCGTGAGCTGGAGATAAAGCAACTGGAAGCTGCGTATAAACTTCAACAGGATCAGTTGCAAAAGACTGAGCAATTCATTGAAAAGTTCCGTTACAAGGCAACCAAGAGCAAACAGGTACAAAGCCGGATAAAGATGCTGGAAAAACTGGAGTTGGTGGAAGTCCCCTCCCATTTGAAGCAGCTTTCTTTTTCCTTCCCCCCTGCCCCGCACAGCGGTAATGACGTCATCATCATTGACCACTTAAGCAAACGCTATGGGCAACAGGTCATATTTGAGGATTTCTCATTCCTTGCCAGCAAGGGGGAACGAATTGCGGTTACCGGAAAGAACGGTGCCGGTAAGTCGACTCTCTTAAGGATGCTCAGCGGACAAGACAGTGAATATGATGGAACAATCAGGCTGGGAAGTGGGGTAAGTATCGGATACTTCGCCCAGGACACAGAAAAAACGCTCAATCCCAAGAATACTGTATTGGAAGAGGTCTCCAGTATCGCTGCAACCAACGATCTCCCAAAACTACGCACCTACCTGGGTTCATTCCTGTTTAGTGGGGATGATGTATTCAAATCGGTTTCTATATTGAGTGGAGGAGAGCGAAGCCGTCTTGCATTGCTCAAGATCCTTCTGCATCCGGTCAATCTGCTGATTTTAGATGAACCAACCAACCACCTGGACATCAACGCAAAGGAGATGCTGCTCAAGGCTCTGCGGCAATATGATGGTACCATGATCTTTGTCAGCCATGATGCATATTTCATTGAACACATTGCCTCAAAGATTCTCTACCTTACAAATGACAATCCCCCGGAACTTTTTGAAGGTGACTACTCCTATTTCTCCTTCAAGCTGGAACAGAAAGAAAAGGTAGAGAAACAAAGTTCTCCAACCATCCAGAGAGAGAGCAAGCAAGCACGCTCGTACAAGGAAGCTAACAGGATGAGAAATCGGCTTGGCACACTGCAACGCCAAAGCGAAAAGCTTCTGGAAAACCATGAGAAATTGGAAGCATCAATCGCCATGGTAGAGGCTGAAATGGCGAAAGAAGAGAATTACAGTGACGCAGAGGCCATCACCAGTCTGGTGAAAAAAAAGGAAACACTCAACGAGCAGTTGCACGCTGAGGAGCATGCTTGGCTTGAGCTGAGCGAAGAAATTGAGGAGCTGGAGGCAGAAATTGGCTGA
- a CDS encoding nucleoside triphosphate pyrophosphatase produces the protein MILASGSVARKALLESLGVAVKVFRTGCDETHDETDPAIVTELLANRKLASFQDTHPVYEMPVLCCDTMISFQGTLIGKPKDRQEAFSQLSLLDGNMHEVHSGWALWYREKVFSGTDLAVVSFKNLGPDRIDPYLETEEWIGAAGSYRLQGAGRNLVERIDGDEATVIGLPLLQISEILGASLFV, from the coding sequence ATGATACTGGCAAGTGGATCAGTAGCACGCAAGGCTTTGCTCGAATCACTTGGAGTGGCCGTAAAGGTATTTAGAACCGGGTGCGATGAAACCCACGACGAAACTGATCCAGCAATAGTCACAGAACTGCTTGCAAACCGGAAACTCGCATCCTTTCAGGATACTCACCCAGTCTATGAGATGCCCGTACTCTGCTGTGATACCATGATTTCCTTCCAAGGCACCCTGATTGGGAAACCCAAGGACAGACAGGAAGCTTTCTCCCAACTGTCCCTCCTTGATGGGAATATGCATGAAGTGCACTCAGGCTGGGCACTGTGGTATCGAGAAAAGGTATTTAGCGGTACAGATCTGGCAGTGGTTTCCTTCAAGAACCTTGGTCCAGACAGGATTGACCCCTATCTGGAAACAGAGGAATGGATAGGAGCCGCTGGATCCTATCGACTCCAGGGAGCAGGCCGGAACTTGGTTGAAAGAATCGATGGTGATGAAGCTACTGTAATAGGCTTGCCATTGTTACAAATTTCTGAAATACTAGGTGCATCTTTGTTCGTTTAG
- the rpsB gene encoding 30S ribosomal protein S2 → MSVVTMKSLLESGVHFGHQTKRWNPKMARFIFSQRNGIHIIDLQKTSACIVEAYDAVRAIVKQGKPILFVGTKKQAQQAIEAEAKRCGMPYINNRWLGGMLTNFSTIKKSIATLKKIEKMEIDGTFESLTKKEVSLLTKQKAKLEKNLGGIKDMKELPGALFIIDTKKEAIAVTEAKRLGIPVIAVVDTNCDPTDITYPIPGNDDAIRAISLFVEIIANAVVDADNEAGIQIIEALGGEDEDDKGEETEDKAEETEEIVFSTEEGAEFSKFEEKENAEKEEVTETEDETESEDILVDEETLYKD, encoded by the coding sequence ATGTCCGTAGTAACCATGAAGAGCCTGCTCGAGTCAGGCGTACATTTCGGCCACCAGACAAAACGGTGGAACCCCAAGATGGCCCGTTTCATTTTCAGCCAGAGAAACGGCATCCATATCATTGACCTGCAGAAAACATCTGCCTGCATTGTAGAAGCATATGACGCTGTACGTGCAATTGTTAAGCAGGGCAAGCCTATTCTGTTTGTAGGAACCAAGAAACAGGCCCAGCAGGCTATTGAAGCTGAAGCAAAGCGCTGTGGCATGCCTTACATCAACAACCGTTGGCTCGGCGGAATGCTGACCAACTTCTCAACCATCAAGAAGTCCATTGCAACACTCAAGAAGATTGAGAAAATGGAAATTGATGGTACTTTCGAATCCCTTACGAAGAAAGAAGTATCCTTGCTTACCAAACAGAAGGCAAAACTGGAAAAGAACCTTGGTGGTATCAAAGACATGAAAGAGCTTCCAGGAGCCCTGTTCATCATCGACACCAAGAAGGAAGCTATCGCTGTCACTGAGGCAAAACGCCTAGGTATCCCTGTTATTGCAGTCGTCGATACCAACTGTGATCCTACTGATATCACCTACCCCATCCCCGGAAACGATGACGCCATTCGTGCCATCAGCCTCTTTGTTGAAATCATTGCCAACGCAGTTGTCGATGCTGACAATGAAGCTGGTATCCAGATTATTGAAGCCCTTGGTGGTGAAGATGAGGATGATAAGGGAGAAGAGACCGAGGATAAGGCAGAAGAGACCGAAGAAATTGTCTTCTCCACTGAAGAGGGTGCCGAATTCTCCAAGTTCGAAGAGAAAGAGAACGCAGAGAAGGAAGAAGTGACAGAAACGGAGGACGAAACTGAATCAGAAGACATCCTCGTTGACGAAGAAACCCTGTACAAAGACTAA
- the tsf gene encoding translation elongation factor Ts, with amino-acid sequence MAITAEVVKKLRDITGAGMMDCKKALTQSNGDFAAAEKILKEMGLAAVAKRQDRATNNGRVFVKVGKDKAVMVELSCETDFVASNDQFAELGNNICAVALEKGYSEINEELEGMVTDLITIIKENMALKQIHVFDIGENEFASTYVHGNGALAVLVMFKSDDKKIFENDLVKEFANDCALHVAAFTPSYLNTEAVDGTYIKEQTEIFTAQAEKLGKPAKVIEGIVKGKLNKHLSEICFLQQPFVKDDSMSVEKKANEVGKAAGASLEIVNYAFLRAGAASCSV; translated from the coding sequence ATGGCAATTACTGCTGAAGTAGTAAAAAAACTGCGCGATATTACCGGCGCAGGTATGATGGATTGCAAGAAGGCACTGACCCAGTCAAACGGCGACTTCGCCGCTGCTGAGAAAATTCTTAAAGAGATGGGTCTTGCCGCTGTTGCAAAGCGCCAGGACCGCGCAACCAATAACGGTCGTGTGTTCGTGAAAGTTGGGAAAGACAAGGCTGTCATGGTAGAGCTTTCCTGCGAAACAGACTTTGTTGCCAGCAATGATCAGTTCGCTGAACTCGGAAACAACATCTGTGCAGTGGCACTTGAGAAAGGCTACAGCGAGATCAACGAGGAACTGGAAGGCATGGTCACTGACTTGATCACCATCATCAAGGAAAACATGGCTCTCAAGCAGATCCACGTATTCGATATTGGTGAGAATGAGTTTGCCAGCACCTATGTACATGGTAATGGCGCGCTTGCAGTTCTGGTAATGTTCAAATCTGATGACAAGAAGATTTTCGAGAATGATTTGGTCAAGGAGTTCGCCAACGACTGTGCATTGCATGTTGCTGCGTTCACTCCTTCCTATCTCAATACAGAAGCTGTCGATGGTACCTATATCAAGGAACAGACTGAGATCTTCACTGCACAGGCAGAGAAGCTTGGCAAGCCTGCAAAGGTTATCGAAGGTATCGTCAAGGGCAAGCTGAATAAGCACCTCAGTGAGATCTGCTTCCTGCAGCAGCCGTTCGTCAAGGACGACTCCATGTCTGTAGAGAAAAAGGCAAATGAGGTTGGAAAGGCAGCTGGTGCTTCCTTGGAAATCGTTAATTATGCATTCCTGCGCGCTGGCGCTGCTTCCTGCAGCGTCTGA
- the frr gene encoding ribosome recycling factor, whose translation MQQVLDTCENKMQKSLESLSRDFAGLRTGRASASLLEKIRVDYYGAETPINQVATISIPEARTIVIQPWDKSVLGAIEKAILKSDLGLPPNNDGKLIRLNFPPLNEERRKQLVKNAKSTAEQSKVAIRNIRREAIDELKKLQKNGDISEDELKDGESKIQKMTDSHVEQIASLSDEKEKEIMEI comes from the coding sequence ATGCAACAGGTATTGGACACATGTGAAAATAAGATGCAAAAAAGTCTTGAGAGTCTCTCAAGGGATTTTGCCGGTCTGCGCACTGGTCGAGCTTCAGCCTCTCTGCTGGAGAAGATTCGAGTAGACTATTATGGTGCAGAAACACCGATCAACCAGGTCGCAACCATCAGCATTCCTGAGGCTAGAACAATAGTTATCCAGCCTTGGGACAAGAGTGTTCTTGGAGCAATTGAAAAGGCTATCCTTAAGAGTGATCTTGGACTTCCTCCGAACAATGATGGGAAATTAATCAGATTGAATTTCCCACCATTGAACGAAGAGAGACGCAAGCAACTGGTGAAGAACGCTAAATCTACTGCTGAGCAGAGCAAGGTCGCTATCCGAAACATCAGACGTGAAGCGATCGATGAGTTGAAGAAGCTGCAGAAAAATGGCGATATCAGCGAGGATGAACTTAAGGATGGCGAAAGCAAAATCCAGAAAATGACAGACTCCCATGTCGAACAGATCGCCTCCCTCTCCGATGAGAAGGAGAAGGAAATAATGGAGATCTAG
- the uppS gene encoding polyprenyl diphosphate synthase, with product MERKPAVPVHLGIIMDGNGRWAQKRSLPRTAGHLEGLKAVKRVIREASEQGIRFVTFYAFSTENWKRSEQEVSYLMHLFVSKLHGEIGYYNRHGIRILVRGDLSGLPAQVQQAVATTVQETSNNTTITAIIALNYGGRDEICRAVNQFIATHPGEAITETSLASNLDLPHIPPVDMIVRSANEKRLSNFLLWDSAYAELAFYEKLWPDWDAEDIQKICRDYGKRVRKFGGIQ from the coding sequence ATGGAGAGAAAACCTGCTGTCCCTGTCCATCTGGGTATCATCATGGATGGTAACGGACGTTGGGCGCAAAAGCGCTCACTGCCGAGAACCGCCGGACACCTGGAAGGATTGAAAGCTGTCAAACGGGTCATCCGTGAAGCTTCTGAGCAGGGCATCAGGTTCGTCACATTCTACGCTTTCTCTACGGAGAACTGGAAACGAAGTGAGCAAGAGGTTTCCTATCTAATGCATCTCTTTGTTTCCAAGCTCCATGGAGAGATTGGTTACTACAATCGTCATGGAATCCGCATTCTGGTACGAGGAGATCTCAGTGGTCTCCCTGCACAAGTACAACAGGCAGTAGCTACCACTGTCCAAGAAACAAGTAACAATACAACAATTACTGCAATCATTGCACTCAATTATGGTGGAAGGGATGAAATTTGTCGGGCGGTCAACCAATTCATTGCAACCCATCCCGGAGAGGCGATTACTGAAACCTCGCTCGCCAGCAATTTGGACTTGCCTCACATCCCCCCAGTCGATATGATAGTGAGAAGTGCAAACGAAAAACGCCTAAGTAATTTTTTACTCTGGGACAGCGCATACGCTGAACTTGCATTCTATGAAAAATTATGGCCTGATTGGGATGCAGAAGACATCCAAAAAATCTGTAGGGATTATGGAAAACGGGTTAGAAAATTTGGGGGGATACAATGA
- a CDS encoding phosphatidate cytidylyltransferase: MGKRVLTTVITLPTLFIIIFLLPHNSYLALSLLAVVTATYGAKELKVLYEKAENTTLHISPWAIGLLPLAQWIEIAHAPELPLVDLTVVLLALFFFSTELRHGDKDSFAKSLSRIGGESLLILYPGLLITFIQRILTLPHPSASLILFFLLVFGNDIFAFVFGMSMGRGNKGIIKVSPNKSLAGFIGGTLSAMVLAVLFCLFVPGIKEDISIWMALALGLATSSAANIGDLIESAFKRSAQVKDSGSLIPGRGGLLDSIDSMLASAPIFWLLLTLF; the protein is encoded by the coding sequence ATGGGCAAGCGGGTTCTCACCACAGTAATAACCCTTCCAACACTTTTTATCATTATTTTCTTGTTACCCCATAACTCCTATCTTGCCCTCTCCCTACTGGCTGTAGTGACCGCAACCTATGGTGCAAAAGAATTGAAGGTGTTGTACGAGAAAGCAGAGAATACCACCCTTCATATTTCCCCTTGGGCTATTGGATTACTTCCACTTGCTCAGTGGATTGAAATTGCTCATGCACCAGAACTTCCCTTGGTGGATTTAACAGTTGTCTTGCTGGCACTTTTTTTCTTCAGTACTGAATTACGTCACGGGGACAAGGACTCCTTTGCAAAATCACTCTCACGAATTGGTGGGGAGAGTCTACTTATCCTGTACCCTGGTCTACTCATTACATTCATTCAACGAATTCTTACACTACCCCATCCATCTGCATCCTTGATCTTGTTTTTCCTGCTGGTCTTCGGAAATGATATCTTTGCATTCGTTTTCGGCATGTCCATGGGAAGAGGCAACAAGGGAATTATCAAGGTAAGCCCGAATAAGAGTTTGGCAGGATTTATCGGGGGAACCCTCAGCGCCATGGTCCTCGCAGTACTTTTCTGCTTGTTCGTACCAGGCATCAAAGAGGATATTTCCATCTGGATGGCATTAGCGTTGGGTTTAGCAACCTCATCTGCTGCCAATATTGGAGACTTGATCGAGAGTGCGTTCAAGCGTTCTGCACAGGTCAAAGACAGTGGTTCTCTCATCCCGGGCCGTGGAGGATTGCTGGACTCTATTGATTCCATGCTTGCCAGTGCTCCCATCTTCTGGCTGCTCCTTACGCTCTTCTAA
- the dxr gene encoding 1-deoxy-D-xylulose-5-phosphate reductoisomerase, which yields MKRIIILGCTGSIGTTTLQAIRSKALPFRVVGLSSNTRSKELLSLAREFHAEALCTTGASLTSIEGVKTFTGFDGLQKMLQSIEADIVLNAIAGFEGLKASLSALRCGFDLALANKESVVCAGSYLFDAAKQHGASIIPVDSEHSAIWELLKGRAPGSVSSLILTASGGPFRTLPKKDFASITVEMALAHPTWDMGKKITIDSATLANKALEVIEASYLFNVEADKIEVVIHPESIVHSMVRTTDGAVYAQMGNPDMTLPIINAMGAGHASLVSPLDFTNLTLHFSKPDYERFPLLSLAFSILKRGGSSALAFNAADEVAVQSFLKGAISYPKMIEVVQRTLEHPWNETVGSFEETLALDKRARNIARSYL from the coding sequence ATGAAACGGATAATAATCCTTGGCTGTACCGGCAGCATCGGTACCACGACACTTCAGGCAATCCGCAGCAAAGCCCTCCCCTTCCGTGTGGTGGGCCTTTCCAGTAATACCCGATCAAAAGAATTACTCTCCTTAGCCCGTGAATTCCACGCAGAAGCCCTCTGCACTACCGGTGCGTCCCTTACCAGTATTGAAGGGGTTAAAACCTTTACAGGCTTCGATGGCCTTCAGAAAATGCTGCAATCCATAGAGGCAGATATAGTATTGAACGCCATCGCAGGATTTGAGGGACTCAAAGCGTCCCTCTCTGCTCTCCGATGTGGCTTTGATCTTGCCCTCGCAAACAAGGAAAGTGTTGTATGTGCAGGATCCTATCTTTTCGATGCTGCAAAACAGCATGGTGCATCCATCATTCCTGTGGATAGTGAGCACTCTGCTATCTGGGAACTGTTGAAAGGACGAGCCCCTGGTTCTGTTTCCAGCTTGATCCTAACAGCTAGTGGAGGTCCTTTCAGGACATTGCCAAAGAAGGATTTTGCTTCCATTACGGTTGAAATGGCCCTCGCCCATCCCACTTGGGATATGGGAAAGAAGATAACCATTGACAGTGCAACCTTGGCCAACAAGGCCCTTGAGGTAATCGAAGCCTCGTACCTTTTCAATGTTGAAGCAGACAAAATTGAGGTGGTAATCCACCCAGAGTCCATCGTACACTCCATGGTACGTACCACAGACGGCGCAGTATATGCACAAATGGGCAATCCAGATATGACACTCCCGATCATCAATGCCATGGGAGCAGGTCATGCATCGCTTGTCTCTCCATTGGATTTCACCAATCTCACCCTCCACTTTTCCAAACCTGACTATGAACGATTTCCTCTCCTATCACTTGCGTTCTCCATCCTCAAACGAGGTGGCTCCTCTGCACTTGCTTTCAATGCAGCGGATGAGGTAGCAGTACAATCCTTTCTGAAAGGAGCTATTTCTTATCCCAAGATGATCGAGGTTGTCCAGAGGACACTGGAACACCCTTGGAATGAAACGGTGGGAAGTTTTGAAGAGACCCTCGCCCTTGACAAACGGGCTCGGAATATTGCAAGAAGTTATCTATGA
- the rseP gene encoding RIP metalloprotease RseP: protein MSGIAAILMKYLIGLVGITIVVVIHEIGHLVTAKLNGIDVEVFSFGLGPKLLATQHKGTEYRISLFPLGGYCRLKGSDDLSQALIHKQKQFTHTEEGSLFSAHPARRVLTYLSGPIANLLFAALLYAILTSLPTQVITNEAVVATTAEYPSLFNNQKSPAYEAGIRKGDKIIALGESPVADWQALEAQLTESQGLEQFTIKREEATIMFMVQGTPKPEGGFRYGLTPIQELEVGSVRYGSPAYNQGLQEGDVIVSVADIPVMNHLDLLTVLNDHTEDEISITVEDTIGQKRDLHFTPGRNERGSIVLGFTLAVETKEGENKQFSIIDGIRKGWNVAEETIASLRNLVSRRDADLRSEVTGMARSALMIGDITTLGFESSTVSGIRGLLYLMGVVSISLAVVNLLPIPAFDGGQVVIAGLEWITGKQMKPRTYYHLQLMGVAFVIVLFLILTLADVRHFLALRR, encoded by the coding sequence ATGAGTGGAATAGCTGCCATCCTGATGAAGTATCTCATAGGATTGGTGGGAATAACCATTGTAGTGGTCATACATGAAATCGGTCATTTGGTGACCGCAAAACTCAATGGGATAGACGTTGAGGTATTCTCATTCGGTCTTGGCCCTAAACTGTTGGCTACCCAGCACAAAGGCACTGAATACCGGATAAGCCTATTTCCATTAGGTGGGTATTGTCGACTCAAGGGATCTGATGACTTGAGCCAAGCATTGATCCACAAGCAGAAACAATTTACGCATACTGAAGAAGGTTCGCTCTTCTCCGCTCACCCTGCTCGAAGAGTCCTTACATATCTCAGTGGGCCCATAGCCAATCTTCTCTTTGCCGCCCTCCTGTATGCCATACTTACCAGCCTGCCGACACAGGTCATCACCAATGAGGCAGTGGTTGCCACCACTGCTGAGTACCCTTCCCTATTCAACAACCAGAAAAGCCCAGCCTATGAAGCCGGAATACGTAAAGGTGACAAGATCATCGCCCTGGGTGAGTCACCAGTAGCAGACTGGCAGGCACTAGAGGCACAGCTTACGGAAAGCCAGGGTCTTGAGCAGTTTACCATTAAGCGAGAGGAAGCTACCATCATGTTCATGGTTCAGGGAACCCCAAAACCAGAGGGAGGATTCCGCTATGGATTAACCCCGATACAGGAACTGGAGGTAGGATCAGTACGCTATGGGAGCCCTGCCTACAACCAAGGATTACAAGAAGGGGATGTAATAGTTTCTGTGGCCGATATCCCTGTCATGAACCATCTCGATCTCCTCACCGTACTGAACGACCATACAGAGGATGAAATATCGATTACCGTTGAGGATACAATCGGACAGAAGAGGGACTTACACTTCACGCCAGGTCGCAATGAGAGGGGGTCAATCGTCCTTGGTTTTACACTCGCCGTAGAGACTAAAGAGGGCGAGAATAAACAGTTCAGTATCATCGATGGAATTCGCAAGGGGTGGAATGTTGCTGAAGAGACCATTGCATCTCTACGTAATTTGGTCTCGAGAAGGGATGCAGACCTCCGCTCGGAAGTTACAGGCATGGCTCGATCAGCACTGATGATCGGGGATATCACCACGCTTGGGTTTGAAAGCAGTACAGTAAGTGGTATACGAGGCTTGTTGTATCTCATGGGAGTGGTTTCCATCTCCCTTGCAGTGGTCAATCTACTCCCTATCCCTGCCTTTGATGGTGGACAGGTTGTCATTGCAGGACTGGAGTGGATTACTGGAAAACAAATGAAACCCAGAACCTATTATCATCTCCAGCTCATGGGAGTTGCTTTTGTCATTGTACTATTCTTGATTTTAACACTTGCTGATGTGAGGCATTTTCTTGCCCTTAGGCGTTAG